The sequence GGTATATACCCGCCAACGCGGCGGCCAGCAATCCGGTCGCAGGACTGCCAAGTTTGTTTCCCAGACCGTATACTATAAGCACGGTAACTGTTCCCAGTACGGCCTGCACCAGCCGTATCACAAAAATTCTTTCTTCCCCCGTTCCCGTCAGCCGGTAGATAAGGGACAAAAACAAGGGATAACCGGGGGTGACGAAGGCTTTGGCTCCTTCATTTCCAAATCCCTTCCCGGCCAAAAGCTGCCGGGCCAACCCGTCGTATGTTCTCCCGTCATAATCTTTCAAAGGCAGAAATTCACCGTTTTGGACAAAATACAACCGTACCAAAAGAGAAAGAAGCAGTATAATGA comes from Calderihabitans maritimus and encodes:
- a CDS encoding glycosyltransferase family 39 protein; the encoded protein is MKTYHVALLVIILLLSLLVRLYFVQNGEFLPLKDYDGRTYDGLARQLLAGKGFGNEGAKAFVTPGYPLFLSLIYRLTGTGEERIFVIRLVQAVLGTVTVLIVYGLGNKLGSPATGLLAAALAGIY